From the Variovorax paradoxus genome, the window GGCAACTGGAGGAGCGCACCGGCGGCGCGTTGCTGGTGCGCGGGCAGCCATGCGTGGCCACCGAGGCGGGCCTGCAGCTGTGCCGGCACGTGGAGCGCGTCGGCATGCTCGAGCATGAGCTGCGCGACGCCCTGCCCGCGCTCGGCATGGGCAGCGGCGAAGCCGGCGAGCGCGTCACGGTGCGGGTGGCGGTGAATGCCGACAGCCTGGCGACCTGGTTCGTCGGCGCCGCCGCGGCCTTCGCGGCGCAGGCACCGGCCGCGCTGCTCGATCTCACGGTGGACGACCAGGACCACACGGCGGAGCGGCTGCGCAGCGGCGCGGTGCTGGCCGCCGTCACCGCGCTGGCGCAGCCTGTGGCGGGCTGCAACAGCGAGGCGCTCGGCACGATGCACTACGTGGCGGCTGCGAGTCCGGCCTTCGTGCGCGACCACTTCGCAAAGGGTGTCGGCGCGCGCACGCTCGCCGCGGCGCCGAGCCTGGTGTTCGACCGCAAGGACCGGCTGCAGGCGCGCTGGGTGCGCCGCATCTGCCACCGCAACGTCGAGACGCCGCGCCACTGGATTCCATCGCCCAATGCCTTCGTCGAGGCGGCATGCCGGGGCATGGGTTGGGGCATGCATCCGGCCAGCATGGTGGCCGAAGCGATTCGCGGGGGGAGGCTGGTCGAGCTGGTGCCCGGCTCGACGCTGCCGGTACCGCTCTACTGGCAGCAGGCGCGCGCCGCGCCGCGACTGCTGGAACAACTGGGAGCCGCTGTGCGCGCGGCCGCCAGCCAGGGCACGCACGCCCTGGCCTGAAACCGGACGCCGCAGGTCAGGGCGCCTTGGCGGCGGGCTTCGCGTCCTTGCCGCCCACCACCACCGTCACCATGCGCTCGGGCTGCAGCTTGCGCTGGAACGCGGCCTTGATGTCGGCCGCTGTGACCGCGTTCATGCGCGCGGTCCAGGTGTCGAGGTAGTCCAGCGGCAGGTCGTGCCACGCGATGTTGGCAACGTTGCCGATGAGCTTGCGGTTGCTGTCCAGAAGCAGCGGGAAGCCACCGATCACGTTGTCCTTGGCTGCCTTCAGCTCGCTGGCGGTCGGTCCTTCGGCCACGAACCTCGCGAGCACTTCGCGCGACATCTTCACCGCATCCTCGGCCTGGTCCGGCCGGGTCTGGAAGCCGATGCGGAACGCGCCCGCCTCGAGCCCCGGCGCAAAGCCGCTGTAGATGCTGTAGGTGAGCCCGCGCTTCTCGCGCACCTCGTTCGTGAGGCGCGACACGAAGCCGCCACCGCCGAGCACGTAATTGCCCAGGGTGAGCGCGAAGTGGTCGGGGTCCTTGCGCGGATAGCCGGGCTGGCCGATGAAGACATGCGCCTGCGCCGAGTCGAACGGAATGCGCTCGTCCTTCGGCGCGGCCAGCGCGGCCACGGGCGCGATGGCGGGCAGCGGGGCACAACCCTGCGTGGCCGGCAGGCGCGACAGCAGCGAAGTCGCCAGCGTCTCGGCCTCGGCGCGCGTCACGGCGCCCA encodes:
- a CDS encoding LysR family transcriptional regulator ArgP, which produces MLDYAALNALAAVVREGSFERAARALHVTPSAVSQRIRQLEERTGGALLVRGQPCVATEAGLQLCRHVERVGMLEHELRDALPALGMGSGEAGERVTVRVAVNADSLATWFVGAAAAFAAQAPAALLDLTVDDQDHTAERLRSGAVLAAVTALAQPVAGCNSEALGTMHYVAAASPAFVRDHFAKGVGARTLAAAPSLVFDRKDRLQARWVRRICHRNVETPRHWIPSPNAFVEAACRGMGWGMHPASMVAEAIRGGRLVELVPGSTLPVPLYWQQARAAPRLLEQLGAAVRAAASQGTHALA
- a CDS encoding M16 family metallopeptidase, with amino-acid sequence MFTLKKIARCAVLAGGTAVFGLIGMTGAQAALPIQHWTLANGAKIYLVATNALPIVDMQVDFDAGSRRDPAAQAGLASTTSAMVEKGVRAGRNGEPALDQNALGEAWADLGASFDVSAGTDRTSYSLRSLSDPALLNKAVALASREIGEPSFPDDVWQRERERINAAIKEANTKPATVAGRAFAQAVYGVHPYGQEVTEETLARIDTAAMRQRYEQLIVPCRAKLSIVGAVTRAEAETLATSLLSRLPATQGCAPLPAIAPVAALAAPKDERIPFDSAQAHVFIGQPGYPRKDPDHFALTLGNYVLGGGGFVSRLTNEVREKRGLTYSIYSGFAPGLEAGAFRIGFQTRPDQAEDAVKMSREVLARFVAEGPTASELKAAKDNVIGGFPLLLDSNRKLIGNVANIAWHDLPLDYLDTWTARMNAVTAADIKAAFQRKLQPERMVTVVVGGKDAKPAAKAP